A genomic segment from Gossypium hirsutum isolate 1008001.06 chromosome D04, Gossypium_hirsutum_v2.1, whole genome shotgun sequence encodes:
- the LOC107899292 gene encoding pentatricopeptide repeat-containing protein At3g53700, chloroplastic, producing the protein MSSSTCFKCYPWSYSPFPFFQKPTSPFSSISFSSTQPNQTQFPLSHDFTPTQLLHTLRRQNDESSALRLFDWASKQPNFTPNLSIYEELLTKLGKLGSFDSIKLILQQVKHSGCELRTGTFLILIESYAEFGLYDEILHVVELMEGEFGLKADTHFYNFLLNVLVDGNKLKLVEIAHDGMVSRGIKPDVSTFNILIKALCSAHQIRPAILMMEEMPSYGLAPDEKTFTTIIQGFIDEGNMDGALRFRGQMVEAGCPITNVTVNVLVHGFCKEGRVEEALDFIQEMSENDGFYPDQFTFNTLVNGLCKAGFVEHALEIMDVMLREGFDPDVFTYNSLISGLCKIGEIEEAVEVLDQMVSRDCSPNTVTYNTLISTLCKENQIEEATELARVLTSKGILPDVCTFNSLIQGLCLTRNHTLALELFEEMKNKGCQPDEFTYNMLIDSFCCRGKLEEALSLLKEMESSGCARNVITYNTLIDGFCKNKRIQEAEEIFDEMELQGVSRNSVTYNTLIDGLCKNRRVEEAAQLMDQMLMEGLKPDKFTYNSLLTYFCRSGDIKKAADIVQTMTSNGCEPDIVTYGTLIGGLCKAGRVEVASKLLRTIQMKGMVLTPHAYNPVIQALFRRKRANEAMRLYREMLEKGDPPDAITYKVIFRGLCSGGGPIGEAVDFVVEMTEKGFLPEFSSFYMLAEGLCALSMEDTLITLVNMVIGKANCSDSEVSMIRGFLRIRKFQDALATLGNILDSRKQKKPYWSR; encoded by the coding sequence ATGTCTTCCTCTACATGTTTCAAATGCTACCCTTGGTCTTACTCTCCTTTCCCTTTCTTCCAAAAACCCACTTCACCTTTCTCCTCCATCTCCTTCTCATCTACTCAACCAAACCAAACCCAATTCCCTCTCTCCCACGACTTCACTCCAACTCAACTCCTCCACACCCTCCGCCGCCAAAACGACGAGTCCTCTGCTCTTCGCTTATTCGATTGGGCCTCTAAGCAACCCAATTTCACCCCCAACTTATCCATCTACGAGGAACTCCTCACCAAGCTTGGAAAACTCGGCTCCTTCGATTCCATAAAGCTTATTTTACAACAAGTGAAGCACTCCGGTTGTGAGCTTCGTACAGGTACTTTCTTAATTCTTATCGAAAGTTATGCCGAGTTCGGTTTGTACGATGAAATTCTCCATGTTGTTGAGCTGATGGAAGGTGAGTTCGGGTTAAAAGCCGACAcccatttttataatttcttgttGAATGTTCTGGTGGATGGGAACAAGTTAAAGTTGGTAGAAATTGCTCATGATGGGATGGTTAGTAGAGGGATTAAGCCTGATGTTTCTACTTTCAACATATTGATTAAGGCTTTGTGTAGTGCGCATCAAATTAGGCCGGCCATTTTGATGATGGAAGAAATGCCTAGTTATGGTTTAGCCCCTGATGAGAAAACGTTTACCACCATAATTCAAGGGTTTATTGATGAAGGTAATATGGATGGCGCTTTGAGGTTTAGGGGACAAATGGTGGAGGCTGGTTGTCCGATTACTAATGTGACCGTGAATGTTTTAGTACACGGGTTTTGTAAGGAAGGTAGGGTTGAGGAAGCCTTGGATTTTATACAAGAGATGTCGGAGAATGACGGGTTTTACCCAGATCAGTTCACCTTCAATACGTTGGTGAATGGTTTGTGTAAGGCAGGTTTTGTTGAACATGCTTTGGAAATCATGGATGTGATGCTTCGAGAAGGGTTTGATCCAGATGTATTCACATACAACTCTTTAATTTCGGGATTGTGTAAAATTGGTGAGATTGAGGAGGCAGTGGAGGTTTTAGACCAAATGGTTTCGAGGGATTGTTCACCTAACACTGTTACTTATAATACTTTGATTAGCACCCTTTGTAAGGAGAACCAAATTGAAGAGGCCACTGAGCTTGCACGTGTACTTACAAGTAAGGGGATTTTACCTGATGTTTGCACATTTAATTCTTTGATACAAGGTCTGTGCCTGACGAGAAATCATACTCTTGCTTTGGAATTGTTTGAGGAGATGAAGAATAAAGGGTGCCAACCCGATGAGTTTACCTACAACATGTTGATTGATAGCTTTTGTTGTAGAGGGAAACTAGAGGAAGCTTTAAGCCTGCTTAAAGAAATGGAGTCAAGTGGCTGTGCGCGGAATGTTATTACTTATAATACTTTGATTGATGGATTCTGCAAAAACAAGAGGATCCAAGAAGCAGAGGAAATCTTTGATGAGATGGAGCTTCAAGGGGTTTCAAGAAATTCCGTGACCTATAACACCCTCATCGATGGTCTCTGCAAAAACAGGCGGGTAGAAGAGGCAGCTCAGCTTATGGACCAAATGCTAATGGAAGGATTGAAGCCTGACAAGTTCACATACAATTCTTTGCTTACATACTTTTGCAGGTCTGGTGATATTAAGAAGGCAGCGGATATTGTCCAAACCATGACTTCAAATGGGTGTGAACCAGATATTGTCACATATGGGACCCTGATTGGGGGCCTTTGTAAGGCAGGTAGAGTTGAGGTTGCAAGTAAACTCCTTAGAACTATTCAGATGAAAGGGATGGTTTTAACTCCACATGCTTATAACCCTGTTATTCAAGCACTATTTAGACGAAAGAGAGCTAATGAAGCTATGAGGCTTTATCGAGAGATGTTGGAGAAGGGTGACCCTCCAGATGCCATCACATATAAGGTAATATTTCGCGGCCTTTGTAGTGGTGGAGGACCAATTGGAGAAGCTGTTGATTTTGTAGTTGAGATGACCGAGAAAGGATTTTTACCCGAATTCTCATCATTTTATATGCTGGCTGAAGGACTTTGTGCTTTATCTATGGAGGATACCTTAATTACGCTGGTTAATATGGTGATCGGTAAAGCTAACTGTTCAGACAGTGAGGTTTCCATGATAAGAGGTTTTCTTAGAATCCGTAAATTTCAAGATGCATTGGCTACCCTCGGAAACATCCTGGACAGCAGAAAGCAGAAGAAACCTTACTGGTCAAGATGA
- the LOC107899293 gene encoding LOW QUALITY PROTEIN: UNC93-like protein 3 (The sequence of the model RefSeq protein was modified relative to this genomic sequence to represent the inferred CDS: inserted 1 base in 1 codon; substituted 1 base at 1 genomic stop codon), whose translation MVIDISERETPKSRTRDIHILSCAFLVFLAYGAAQNLETTVNAQGNLGMVTLGTLYVSSAVFSLFASLVVXVLGSKNALXLGTTGYWLFIAANLKPTCFNNMGWGGTYLTYIARSYARDADLHEGTVIGQFNGEFWAMFALHQTVGRKYQRQQNFAVHCVSL comes from the exons ATGGTTATTGATATTTCAGAAAGAGAAACTCCCAAAAGCCGAACAAGGGATATTCATATTTTGAGCTGTGCCTTCTTGGTCTTCCTCGCTTATGGAGCTGCTCAGAATTTGGAGACTACTGTTAATGCT CAAGGAAACTTGGGAATGGTGACTCTTGGAACACTGTATGTATCTTCTGCGGTTTTCTCGTTGTTTGCATCATTGGTGGTTTGAGTACTGGGGTCAAAGAATGCTC TTCTGGGAACTACTGGTTATTGGTTGTTTATAGCTGCAAATTTGAAGCCTACATG CTTCAATAATATGGGCTGGGGAG GGACATATCTTACTTATATAGCACGCAGTTATGCTAGAGATGCCGACTTACATGAAGGAACTGTGATCGGTCAGTTCAATGGAGAATTTTGGGCAATGTTTGCTCTTCACCAG ACTGTAGGAAGGAAGTACCAGCGGCAACAGAACTTTGCTGTTCATTGTGTTTCTTTGTAG
- the LOC107899294 gene encoding short-chain dehydrogenase TIC 32 B, chloroplastic: MVGIFSLVTGWPGPSGFGSSSTAEQVTQGIDGTNLTAIITGGASGIGLETSRVLALRGVHVIIGARNVKAANEAKKTILTEIETARVDVLELDLCSIRSIRAFADNFIALNLPLNILINNAGIMFCPFQLSQDGIEVQFATNHIGHFLLTELLLDKMKNTVKTTGIQGRIVNLSSIAHTHCYKNGIRFDHINAKEGYNDKRAYGQSKLANILHANELSRRLQEGGVNITVNSVHPGLIMTPLFRHSAVLMNFLKFFSFFLWKNVPQGAATTCYVALHPRLKGVTAKYFVDCNEMTPSSYARDEALARKLWDFSHELINSVSKP, encoded by the exons atggTTGGTATCTTTTCGTTGGTGACAGGGTGGCCTGGGCCAAGTGGCTTTGGTTCCTCTTCTACTGCTGAACAGGTTACTCAAGGAATCGATGGAACCAATCTCACTGCTATAATAACTG GAGGTGCAAGTGGGATCGGGTTGGAGACTTCACGAGTATTGGCTCTTCGAGGTGTTCATGTCATTATCGGTGCAAGGAACGTGAAAGCTGCGAATGAAGCCAAAAAGACTATTCTTACAGAAATCGAAACCGCACGTGTTGATGTTTTGGAGCTGGATCTTTGCTCCATTAGATCCATTAGAGCATTTGCTGACAACTTCATTGCTCTTAATCTTCCTCTCAATATCTTAAT AAACAATGCTGGGATCATGTTCTGTCCCTTccagctttcacaagatggaatTGAGGTTCAGTTTGCAACTAATCATATTG GGCATTTCCTCTTAACTGAGCTTCTTTTAGACAAAATGAAGAACACAGTGAAAACTACTGGTATTCAAGGAAGGATTGTTAACTTATCATCAATAGCCCACACCCACTGTTATAAAAATGGGATCCGATTTGATCACATCAATGCTAAAGAAGG TTACAATGACAAAAGAGCGTATGGGCAGTCCAAATTAGCAAATATATTACATGCCAACGAACTCTCTCGTCGATTGCAG GAAGGTGGTGTCAACATCACAGTGAATTCGGTTCACCCAGGATTGATTATGACGCCTCTATTTAGGCACTCTGCCGTCCTCATGA ACTTCTTGAAGTTCTTCAGTTTCTTCCTGTGGAAGAATGTTCCCCAG GGGGCGGCGACGACCTGCTACGTGGCCCTCCACCCACGGCTGAAGGGAGTCACCGCGAAATACTTTGTAGACTGCAATGAGATGACACCAAGTTCATATGCAAGAGATGAGGCTTTGGCAAGGAAACTATGGGATTTCAGTCACGAATTGATTAACTCAGTTTCTAAACCTTGA